The following coding sequences lie in one Pseudarthrobacter phenanthrenivorans Sphe3 genomic window:
- the lipA gene encoding lipoyl synthase — MTLAPEGRKLLRVEQRNAAVPVERKPEWIKAKVQMGPEFVGLKNLVKKEGLHTVCEEAGCPNIFECWEDKEATFLIGGSECTRRCDFCQIDTGKPSPVDMFEPTKVARSVQSMQLRYATVTGVARDDLADEGVWLYAETVRKIHELNPGTGVELLIPDFSGKPEHIKAICDSRPEVFAHNVETVPRIFKRIRPAFRYERSLDVITQGRDLGMVTKSNLILGMGETREEISEALKDLHEAGCDLITITQYLRPSERHLPVDRWVKPQEFVDLQHEAEEIGFLGVMSGPLVRSSYRAGRLWATAMRKKGRDIPAELAHIADGIQDSGTTRQEASTVLAASA; from the coding sequence ATGACATTGGCACCTGAAGGCCGGAAGCTGTTGCGCGTTGAGCAGCGTAATGCTGCTGTTCCTGTGGAGCGGAAGCCGGAGTGGATCAAGGCCAAGGTCCAGATGGGTCCGGAGTTCGTGGGCTTGAAGAACCTGGTCAAGAAGGAGGGCCTGCACACGGTGTGCGAGGAGGCCGGTTGTCCCAACATTTTCGAGTGCTGGGAGGACAAGGAGGCCACGTTCCTGATCGGCGGGTCCGAGTGCACGCGGCGGTGTGATTTCTGCCAGATCGATACCGGCAAGCCGTCCCCGGTGGACATGTTTGAACCGACCAAGGTGGCCCGCTCGGTGCAGTCCATGCAGCTGCGCTATGCCACGGTCACCGGCGTGGCCCGCGACGACCTCGCCGATGAGGGCGTGTGGCTGTATGCCGAGACGGTCCGGAAGATCCACGAGCTGAACCCGGGCACCGGGGTTGAGCTGCTGATCCCGGACTTCTCCGGCAAACCCGAACACATCAAGGCGATCTGTGATTCCAGGCCGGAGGTGTTCGCGCACAACGTGGAGACCGTGCCACGGATCTTCAAGCGGATCCGGCCCGCGTTCCGCTACGAGCGGTCACTGGATGTGATCACGCAGGGCCGGGACCTGGGCATGGTGACCAAGTCCAACCTGATCCTGGGCATGGGCGAAACCCGGGAAGAAATCAGCGAGGCCCTGAAGGACCTGCATGAGGCCGGGTGTGACCTGATCACCATCACCCAGTACCTCCGCCCCAGTGAGCGGCACCTGCCGGTGGACCGGTGGGTTAAGCCCCAGGAATTCGTGGACCTGCAGCACGAGGCCGAGGAGATCGGCTTCCTCGGCGTCATGTCCGGGCCCCTGGTCCGTTCCTCCTACCGGGCCGGCCGGCTCTGGGCCACCGCCATGCGCAAGAAGGGCCGGGACATCCCCGCCGAACTCGCCCACATCGCCGACGGCATCCAGGACTCCGGCACCACCCGCCAGGAAGCCAGCACCGTGCTCGCCGCCTCTGCCTGA
- a CDS encoding universal stress protein, whose protein sequence is MSGEVVVGVDGSASARKAAEVALGLAEKLGATLHVVTAFETEKPETFGVGSDQVKVFSADSAENVAKSLAASRPGVRITHFAARGKPADALIKEAMRLDAGLIVVGNRRMRGIGRLLGSVANSVAHNAPCDVYIANTYED, encoded by the coding sequence ATGAGTGGAGAAGTTGTTGTAGGGGTGGACGGCAGCGCATCGGCCAGGAAAGCGGCCGAAGTGGCACTGGGCCTGGCGGAGAAGTTGGGCGCCACACTCCACGTGGTCACCGCGTTCGAGACGGAAAAGCCAGAGACGTTCGGCGTCGGCTCGGACCAGGTGAAGGTCTTCAGCGCTGACAGTGCCGAGAATGTGGCGAAATCACTGGCTGCATCGCGGCCGGGAGTCCGGATCACCCACTTCGCTGCCCGCGGCAAGCCCGCCGACGCGCTGATCAAGGAAGCCATGCGCCTGGACGCCGGGCTGATCGTGGTGGGCAACCGCAGGATGCGCGGCATCGGCCGTCTCCTGGGCAGCGTCGCCAACAGCGTCGCGCACAACGCCCCCTGTGACGTCTACATCGCCAACACCTACGAGGACTAG
- a CDS encoding DUF817 domain-containing protein: MYSSTPLEQRLDERARRFLASAPASRIRPRLTEFLVFGLKQGWACIFGAVLLAVLMGARLWYPEDAGLARNDFLTLAAVAIQILMVVFRLETLKELRVIILFHLVGTVMELFKTDAGSWSYEAEGVLRIGAVPLFSGFMYAAVGSYMVRVYRLFDLRFANYPRRWITAIIAAAVYANFFSHHYIWDARWVLLAAVVVIFGRCVMHFRVFRKHHRMPLLVAFLLVALFIWIAENIATWSGAWLYPGQVDGWQPVGMEKLVAWFLLMIISVVLVAWVYKPQPPDTGKTANDDGSRPGAAAEPSTSGAPPPV; encoded by the coding sequence ATGTATAGCTCCACCCCGCTGGAGCAGCGGCTCGATGAGCGGGCGCGCCGCTTCCTGGCCAGTGCACCCGCCAGCCGAATCCGGCCCAGGCTTACGGAGTTCTTGGTCTTCGGCCTGAAGCAGGGCTGGGCCTGTATTTTCGGTGCCGTGCTGCTGGCCGTGCTGATGGGGGCGCGGCTCTGGTACCCGGAGGATGCAGGGCTGGCCAGGAACGACTTCCTGACCCTCGCCGCGGTCGCCATCCAGATCCTCATGGTGGTGTTCAGGCTGGAAACCCTCAAGGAGTTGAGGGTGATCATCCTCTTCCACCTGGTGGGCACCGTGATGGAGCTGTTCAAGACGGACGCCGGTTCCTGGTCCTATGAGGCCGAGGGCGTCCTGCGGATCGGAGCGGTCCCGCTCTTCAGCGGTTTCATGTACGCCGCGGTGGGTTCCTACATGGTCCGCGTCTATCGGCTGTTCGACCTGCGCTTCGCGAACTATCCGCGCCGCTGGATCACGGCGATCATTGCGGCGGCCGTGTACGCCAACTTCTTTAGCCACCACTACATCTGGGATGCACGCTGGGTGCTGCTCGCCGCCGTCGTGGTCATCTTTGGCCGGTGCGTGATGCATTTCCGGGTGTTCCGGAAACACCACCGAATGCCGCTGCTGGTCGCCTTCCTGCTGGTGGCGCTGTTTATCTGGATCGCGGAGAACATCGCCACCTGGTCCGGCGCCTGGCTCTACCCCGGGCAGGTGGACGGGTGGCAGCCGGTGGGCATGGAGAAGCTGGTGGCTTGGTTCCTGCTGATGATCATCTCCGTGGTGCTGGTGGCCTGGGTGTACAAGCCCCAGCCGCCGGATACCGGGAAAACAGCGAACGACGACGGCAGCCGTCCGGGTGCCGCCGCCGAGCCTTCCACGTCAGGCGCACCCCCGCCTGTGTAG
- a CDS encoding Hpt domain-containing protein has product MTQPDGYARPLLDPAVLERLRDELEDDESVWKVFVEDFIAQLPQRLQRVRLTLTTGDAKGAMDAILSLKTSSQMVGAERLAGLASDLEQSLRQEAGTTDPAVALPLLAANHLRRIKQCAQRTINVLQNHLQQGP; this is encoded by the coding sequence ATGACGCAGCCGGATGGCTATGCCCGGCCCCTCCTTGACCCTGCGGTGTTGGAACGGCTGCGCGACGAACTCGAGGACGACGAGAGCGTGTGGAAAGTCTTCGTGGAAGACTTCATCGCGCAACTGCCCCAGCGGCTGCAAAGAGTGCGCCTCACGCTGACCACCGGGGACGCGAAGGGCGCCATGGATGCGATACTCAGTCTCAAAACGTCCAGCCAGATGGTGGGGGCGGAGCGGCTGGCAGGACTGGCCTCTGACCTGGAGCAGTCGTTGCGCCAGGAAGCCGGGACCACGGATCCCGCCGTCGCACTCCCCCTGCTTGCCGCAAACCACCTCCGGCGGATCAAGCAGTGCGCCCAGCGGACCATCAACGTCCTGCAGAACCACCTCCAGCAAGGCCCGTAA
- a CDS encoding DUF5671 domain-containing protein: MTSPAPVTTPAGGHAQVTLRRLIQYALLFALVVIAASGLSGLLERLFTSGAVLASTDVAGLALSLAFTLIGGPLALLLWWFVWRRLDDEAERTSAGWGLYITAMYAVSLFIFTTSFLGLATSLIGQWSSDWAPTLANSIVWAAIWGWHRWMWKHPREATTHLEDVRAVVGSVFGLLLGAGAGIAALGGLLDVAIRGFPLTVTVEPWWYSVLRSLIWAAGGVIVWWWHWFREGGRRFQTGLVDVIMIAVGIFAAGITALGGAGVVLFVLLRLAFDRDDPLNELLEPLAPAIAAALVGTLVWRYHRTAAIRRSLSTMRASLLVTSAVALAAAASGVGVVVNALLAAAVSPLAGGATRTLLLGGISSLLVGGPVWWLAWDPRHQPQKAESIPPGRRIYLISFFGVSAVVALITLLVIGYRLFEFLLGDVTGGSLLDRVRAPLGLLVAAGLVAGYHFALWRHDRTLLAAAQPVRKRTIDHITLVTGRQADSETLAKGIADATGGARVTLWLRADDGGPALPAPGASSAGAPSQAAAETVSQVAAALDGVTARHVLVLLGQGNQLEVIPLHTPPR, translated from the coding sequence ATGACGTCCCCGGCACCGGTGACCACCCCGGCCGGAGGCCACGCCCAGGTGACCCTGCGCCGGCTGATCCAGTACGCCCTTCTGTTCGCCCTGGTAGTGATCGCCGCCAGCGGCCTCAGCGGATTGCTCGAAAGGCTTTTTACCTCCGGGGCGGTCCTGGCATCCACGGATGTTGCCGGGCTCGCGCTGTCCCTGGCCTTCACCCTGATCGGCGGACCACTGGCACTGCTGCTGTGGTGGTTCGTGTGGAGGAGGCTCGACGACGAGGCGGAACGCACCTCCGCCGGTTGGGGCCTCTACATCACCGCCATGTACGCCGTCTCACTCTTCATCTTCACCACCTCCTTCCTGGGACTGGCAACGTCCCTGATAGGCCAGTGGAGCAGCGATTGGGCACCCACGCTTGCCAACAGCATTGTCTGGGCAGCCATCTGGGGCTGGCACCGCTGGATGTGGAAGCACCCCAGGGAAGCCACCACCCATCTGGAGGACGTGCGGGCCGTCGTCGGATCGGTGTTCGGCCTGCTGCTCGGCGCCGGAGCCGGCATTGCCGCACTTGGTGGCCTGCTCGACGTCGCCATCCGCGGCTTCCCGCTCACTGTCACCGTTGAGCCCTGGTGGTATTCCGTGCTCCGCTCACTCATCTGGGCTGCCGGCGGAGTCATCGTATGGTGGTGGCACTGGTTCCGCGAGGGCGGGCGCCGCTTCCAGACGGGCCTTGTTGACGTCATCATGATTGCCGTCGGTATCTTCGCTGCAGGGATCACTGCCCTCGGCGGTGCGGGCGTGGTGCTGTTCGTGCTCCTGCGCCTTGCCTTCGACCGGGACGACCCGCTGAACGAGTTGCTGGAACCGTTGGCCCCGGCCATCGCCGCGGCACTCGTGGGGACGCTGGTGTGGCGGTATCACCGCACTGCCGCGATCCGCCGTTCCCTCAGCACGATGCGCGCCAGCCTCCTGGTCACCTCGGCGGTTGCCCTGGCCGCCGCCGCTTCCGGCGTGGGTGTTGTGGTGAACGCGCTGCTGGCTGCCGCAGTGTCCCCGCTGGCAGGCGGGGCTACGCGCACGTTGCTCCTGGGCGGCATCAGTTCACTCCTGGTGGGCGGACCGGTCTGGTGGCTGGCATGGGATCCCCGGCACCAGCCGCAAAAGGCGGAGTCCATCCCGCCGGGGCGCCGCATTTACCTCATCTCGTTCTTTGGCGTCAGCGCCGTGGTGGCGCTGATTACGCTGCTGGTGATCGGCTACCGGCTCTTCGAATTCCTCCTCGGGGATGTCACCGGCGGCAGCCTGCTGGACCGGGTCCGCGCCCCGCTGGGGCTTCTGGTGGCCGCCGGGCTCGTGGCGGGGTACCACTTCGCCCTCTGGCGGCATGACCGCACCCTGCTCGCCGCCGCCCAGCCAGTCCGCAAACGGACCATAGACCACATCACCCTGGTCACGGGGCGGCAGGCCGATTCTGAAACGTTGGCGAAAGGCATCGCTGATGCCACCGGCGGCGCGAGAGTCACCCTTTGGCTGCGGGCGGACGACGGCGGACCGGCGCTTCCCGCTCCAGGTGCTTCTTCCGCGGGGGCACCTTCCCAAGCGGCGGCTGAAACGGTGAGCCAGGTGGCGGCCGCCCTGGACGGAGTCACCGCGCGGCACGTCCTGGTACTTCTGGGCCAAGGCAACCAGCTGGAAGTCATACCCCTGCACACCCCGCCCAGATAA
- a CDS encoding phosphatidylinositol-specific phospholipase C/glycerophosphodiester phosphodiesterase family protein: protein MFVKSTLAAVAVLASLAGTAVAPAQAEATKPSPVVVGQPLAQAHAHNDYEHDRPLFDALEHGFTSVEADVWLVDGELLVAHDLEDVQPGVTLESLYLDPLQDLVRSQQGHSVYPNWDGSLQLLIDIKSEGEATYAAIEQELAEHRDIMSRYTNGTTKTGPVTAVISGNRPLATMQAQEKRFSFYDGRSADLSTGKPAELMPLVSDNWNRLFTWQGVGPMPQAERAKLHAYVAEAHANGYRVRFWATPDQPGPARDAMWTELADAGVDHINTDDLAGLQQFLTARTA, encoded by the coding sequence GTGTTCGTGAAAAGCACCCTCGCCGCCGTCGCTGTCCTCGCCTCCCTGGCCGGAACAGCGGTAGCACCCGCCCAAGCCGAAGCAACCAAGCCGTCGCCCGTCGTCGTCGGCCAGCCGCTGGCCCAGGCGCATGCCCATAACGACTATGAACATGACCGCCCCCTGTTCGACGCGCTGGAGCACGGCTTCACCAGCGTCGAGGCGGACGTGTGGCTGGTGGACGGTGAACTGCTGGTGGCCCACGACCTTGAGGACGTCCAGCCCGGCGTCACGCTCGAGAGCCTTTACCTTGATCCGCTCCAGGACCTGGTGCGGAGCCAGCAGGGCCACAGCGTGTACCCGAACTGGGACGGCAGCCTGCAGCTCCTCATCGACATCAAGAGCGAAGGCGAGGCCACCTACGCCGCGATCGAGCAGGAACTGGCTGAGCACCGCGACATCATGAGCCGGTACACCAACGGCACCACCAAGACCGGCCCGGTCACCGCGGTGATCAGCGGCAACCGGCCCCTCGCCACCATGCAGGCACAGGAGAAGCGCTTCAGCTTCTACGATGGCCGCTCCGCCGACCTCAGCACCGGCAAGCCCGCCGAACTGATGCCGCTGGTCAGCGACAACTGGAACCGGCTCTTCACCTGGCAGGGCGTCGGCCCCATGCCCCAGGCTGAGCGCGCCAAGCTGCATGCCTACGTGGCCGAGGCTCACGCCAACGGCTACCGCGTCCGCTTCTGGGCCACCCCGGACCAGCCCGGTCCCGCCCGAGACGCGATGTGGACTGAGCTCGCGGACGCGGGCGTGGACCATATCAACACCGACGACCTCGCCGGACTGCAGCAGTTCCTCACCGCCCGCACTGCCTGA
- a CDS encoding oxygenase MpaB family protein yields the protein MVRGHADLNAEGILLAGAGRAILLQIADPAVGQGVAEHSTFTERPLDRLFGTLTYVYAIVYGSEEQARAVRRRVNRAHAPVRATEGASGGYNAYDPESQLWVVATLYNTAATILDKIYGPLDDDTADAMYRSYAKLGTALQLPERMWPPDRTAFARYWDRRLRTLRADGNAVRIGRGLLYPERAPLWHRALMPSARFLTAGFLPDQLRRDFGLPWSERHERGFQATLKFLAVVYPKFPQGIRHWFKNYCLEQVKPSPRQAVHV from the coding sequence ATGGTGCGTGGACATGCCGATTTGAATGCGGAAGGCATCCTGCTTGCCGGGGCGGGACGGGCCATCCTCCTGCAGATTGCAGACCCTGCCGTGGGCCAGGGCGTCGCGGAGCACAGCACTTTCACGGAGCGTCCGCTGGACCGCCTTTTCGGCACCCTCACCTACGTGTACGCGATCGTGTACGGCAGCGAGGAGCAGGCAAGGGCGGTGCGCCGGCGGGTAAACCGCGCGCACGCGCCGGTCCGCGCCACTGAGGGGGCTTCCGGAGGCTATAACGCCTACGATCCGGAGTCCCAGCTCTGGGTGGTAGCCACCCTTTACAACACCGCCGCCACCATCCTTGACAAGATCTACGGCCCGCTCGACGACGACACAGCCGATGCCATGTACCGCAGCTACGCCAAGCTCGGCACAGCCCTGCAGCTTCCGGAACGGATGTGGCCGCCGGACAGGACAGCTTTTGCCCGCTACTGGGACCGGCGGCTGCGCACGTTGCGCGCCGACGGGAATGCCGTCCGGATCGGCCGGGGACTCCTTTACCCGGAGCGCGCGCCACTCTGGCACCGGGCCCTTATGCCTTCCGCCCGCTTCCTCACTGCCGGGTTCCTGCCCGACCAGCTGCGGCGGGACTTCGGCCTGCCGTGGAGCGAACGCCATGAGCGCGGCTTCCAGGCCACCCTCAAATTCCTGGCGGTTGTCTATCCCAAATTCCCGCAGGGCATCCGCCACTGGTTCAAGAACTACTGCCTGGAACAGGTTAAACCCTCTCCGCGCCAGGCAGTCCATGTATAG
- a CDS encoding methylenetetrahydrofolate reductase has product MMFPVRIEIIPSEGIVEQVQARVPRTTTLSVTCLPHHGIERTMRTAIELSDDGYTVVPHLAARSIRSRAELTGIVRACDAAGIREVFVIGGDRKQAAGNYDSALPVLEDIAQYTGGLMLAGVAGYPEGHPAVSPLDLLDGLLAKQHLASHVVTQMCFDAGKIHDYAALLRREGVDLPVWAGVAGSVPRTKLVALATQIGVGSSLKFLSRKGPLVRNLLGGDRYSPDSLITGLETQPGSITGIHLYSFNNVGAVPTLLGNRTVVLR; this is encoded by the coding sequence ATGATGTTCCCCGTCAGAATTGAAATCATCCCTTCCGAGGGAATCGTTGAGCAGGTCCAGGCCAGGGTGCCCCGGACCACCACGCTCAGCGTCACGTGCCTGCCGCACCACGGCATCGAGCGGACCATGCGCACCGCCATTGAGTTGAGCGACGACGGCTACACGGTGGTCCCGCACCTCGCCGCGCGGAGCATCCGCAGCCGCGCCGAACTCACCGGGATTGTCCGCGCCTGCGATGCCGCGGGCATCCGCGAGGTCTTCGTCATCGGCGGCGACCGGAAACAGGCCGCTGGCAACTACGACTCCGCCCTTCCGGTACTGGAAGACATCGCCCAGTACACTGGCGGGCTGATGCTGGCCGGTGTGGCGGGCTACCCGGAAGGCCACCCCGCCGTCAGCCCTTTGGACCTGCTGGACGGCCTGCTGGCCAAGCAGCATCTGGCCAGCCACGTGGTCACCCAAATGTGCTTCGACGCCGGAAAAATCCATGACTACGCGGCACTCTTGCGCCGTGAAGGTGTGGACCTGCCCGTCTGGGCCGGCGTGGCGGGGTCCGTCCCGCGGACCAAGCTGGTGGCACTTGCCACGCAGATCGGCGTCGGAAGTTCCCTGAAATTCCTTAGCCGCAAGGGCCCTTTGGTCCGCAATCTCCTCGGTGGTGACCGCTATTCCCCGGACAGCCTGATCACCGGGCTGGAGACACAGCCGGGGAGTATCACCGGCATCCACCTGTACAGCTTCAACAACGTCGGTGCGGTTCCCACCCTGCTGGGCAACCGCACTGTCGTACTGCGGTAG
- a CDS encoding metallophosphoesterase, with amino-acid sequence MPSKTMKTTTAALTLALSVLAAQPAAAAGSTADDSTEDAFTFGVIGDIPYGEAEIAKFPARIQDINADKDLNFVTHVGDIKNGSSVCSDEYFTNIRAQFDTFTHPLVFTPGDNEWVDCHRTNNGAYNPLERLDRLREVFFNKPGKTLGSTMPVKSQEDLGLPENVRFTQNRVAFSVLNIQGSNNSLQPWTGLGATAATPEQVAEVEQRTDAALAQIRETFAGAQRRNDRAVVLMMQADMFDPSLLTAASANPEIVSGFRSIVHAIVKETNSFDAPVYLINGDSHVFAENQPLAEGSPWLDIYGQPAADNLQRITVDGSANATNYVRFSVAGNSGTEGDDVLSWEKVPFSS; translated from the coding sequence ATGCCTTCAAAGACCATGAAAACCACGACGGCGGCACTCACCCTGGCGCTCAGCGTCCTTGCTGCCCAGCCCGCCGCCGCGGCAGGCAGCACTGCTGATGACAGCACCGAGGACGCCTTCACCTTCGGCGTCATCGGCGACATTCCCTACGGCGAGGCCGAGATCGCCAAGTTCCCCGCCCGCATCCAGGACATCAACGCCGACAAGGACCTGAACTTCGTCACCCACGTTGGCGACATCAAGAACGGCTCCTCGGTCTGCTCCGACGAGTACTTCACCAACATCCGCGCGCAGTTCGACACCTTCACCCACCCGCTGGTCTTCACCCCAGGCGACAACGAATGGGTGGACTGCCACCGCACCAACAACGGCGCCTACAACCCGCTGGAACGCCTGGACAGGCTCCGGGAGGTCTTCTTCAACAAACCCGGCAAAACCCTGGGCAGCACCATGCCGGTCAAGAGCCAGGAGGACCTCGGCCTGCCGGAGAACGTCCGCTTCACGCAGAACCGGGTGGCCTTCTCCGTGCTGAACATCCAGGGCAGCAACAACTCGCTGCAGCCATGGACCGGCCTGGGTGCAACGGCTGCAACGCCGGAGCAAGTGGCCGAGGTGGAACAGCGGACGGACGCCGCACTGGCCCAGATCCGCGAGACGTTTGCTGGCGCCCAACGCCGCAACGACCGTGCGGTGGTGTTGATGATGCAGGCGGACATGTTCGATCCGTCGCTGCTCACCGCGGCGTCCGCGAACCCGGAAATCGTCTCCGGCTTCCGCAGCATCGTCCACGCAATCGTCAAGGAAACCAACAGCTTCGACGCGCCGGTGTACCTCATCAACGGCGACAGCCACGTCTTCGCCGAGAACCAGCCGCTGGCCGAGGGATCGCCCTGGCTGGACATCTACGGCCAGCCCGCAGCGGACAACCTGCAGCGCATCACCGTTGACGGCTCCGCCAACGCCACCAACTACGTCCGCTTCTCGGTCGCCGGAAACAGCGGCACGGAGGGCGATGATGTTCTGAGCTGGGAGAAGGTCCCCTTCAGCTCCTAG
- a CDS encoding L-serine ammonia-lyase, translated as MAVGVFDLFSIGIGPSSSHTVGPMRAAAVFAEELKASGVLAGVASLRVDLYGSLAATGHGHGTMTAVLLGLEGFHPELILPEEVEERLASIAETGMLQLGGAMALPYGVKDMVLRPLTVLPRHTNGMTFTVSDAGGDVLHTATFFSVGGGFIVREGEEDAALQELEESKKELPLPFRTAAELLEHCRVTGLGISDVMRVNEEDSRSPEEIRAGLLHIYSVMEGCVATSLKREGVLPGGLKVRRRAPDWYDRLRKESARPGGAGSDAGAGSGEFHDPKYWQEWVNLIALAVNEENASGGRVVTAPTNGAAGIIPAVLYYALHFAPGMENATQQDRDDVVVKFLLAAGAVGVLYKEQASISGAEVGCQGEVGSASSMAAAGLAEVMGGTPAQVENAAEIAMEHNLGLTCDPIGGLVQVPCIERNAIAAAKAINAAKMALWGDGSHRVSLDEVIVTMRETGKDMSSKYKETAMGGLAVNVVEC; from the coding sequence ATGGCAGTCGGCGTTTTTGATCTGTTTTCGATCGGGATTGGGCCTTCTTCTTCTCATACTGTGGGGCCGATGCGGGCTGCTGCTGTTTTTGCGGAGGAGTTGAAGGCTTCCGGCGTGCTGGCTGGGGTGGCGTCGTTGCGGGTGGATCTTTATGGTTCGTTGGCGGCGACGGGTCATGGGCATGGGACGATGACGGCGGTCCTGCTGGGGCTGGAGGGGTTCCATCCGGAGCTGATCCTGCCGGAGGAGGTGGAGGAGCGGTTGGCCTCGATCGCGGAGACCGGGATGCTGCAGTTGGGCGGTGCGATGGCGTTGCCGTATGGGGTGAAGGATATGGTGTTGCGGCCGTTGACGGTCCTGCCGCGGCATACGAACGGGATGACGTTTACGGTGTCCGACGCTGGCGGCGACGTTCTGCACACGGCGACGTTTTTCTCGGTGGGTGGCGGGTTCATTGTCCGGGAGGGTGAAGAGGACGCGGCGCTGCAGGAGCTGGAGGAGTCCAAGAAGGAGCTCCCGTTGCCGTTCCGGACTGCCGCGGAACTGCTGGAGCACTGCCGGGTGACGGGTTTGGGGATCAGCGACGTGATGCGGGTCAACGAGGAGGACAGCCGGAGCCCTGAGGAGATCCGGGCGGGCCTGCTGCATATTTACTCCGTCATGGAGGGCTGCGTGGCCACGTCCTTGAAGCGTGAGGGGGTGCTGCCGGGCGGGTTGAAGGTCCGCCGCCGTGCCCCTGACTGGTATGACCGGTTGCGGAAGGAAAGCGCACGCCCCGGCGGCGCCGGAAGCGACGCCGGTGCCGGCTCGGGGGAGTTCCATGACCCGAAGTATTGGCAGGAGTGGGTTAACTTGATTGCCCTGGCGGTGAATGAGGAGAACGCCTCGGGCGGCCGGGTGGTCACGGCGCCGACGAACGGTGCGGCCGGGATCATCCCGGCGGTGCTGTACTACGCGCTGCATTTCGCACCTGGGATGGAGAACGCCACCCAGCAGGACCGGGACGATGTGGTGGTGAAGTTCCTGCTCGCCGCCGGTGCCGTCGGGGTGCTGTACAAGGAGCAGGCGTCCATTTCCGGGGCGGAGGTGGGCTGCCAGGGCGAGGTGGGCTCGGCGTCGTCGATGGCCGCCGCGGGTCTGGCGGAGGTGATGGGCGGGACTCCGGCGCAGGTGGAGAACGCGGCGGAGATCGCGATGGAGCACAACCTGGGTTTGACGTGTGATCCGATCGGCGGGCTGGTCCAGGTGCCGTGCATCGAGCGGAACGCCATTGCCGCGGCGAAGGCGATCAACGCGGCGAAGATGGCCCTCTGGGGCGACGGCTCACACCGGGTCTCCCTGGACGAGGTCATTGTGACAATGCGTGAAACCGGCAAGGACATGAGCTCCAAATACAAGGAAACGGCCATGGGCGGCCTCGCCGTCAACGTCGTCGAATGCTGA